GATGATGGGCAAAGGTAGCTTGAGGGATGGATTGTACTACCTGGATTCTCAGCCCAGGACACAAGGTTGGCTCACATAGGCTTATCATATTGTGCGGGAGGATAACTTTGTAGCAAAAATCTGGCTTTGACATCAGCGATTAGGGCATCGCTCTTTATTGTTGAAACTAGTGAACTTTCCAAACACCATAGTGTTTTTCTCCTCGTATCAATAAAAGTGCTAAGCCTTTTGTTCTTATTCATACTGATGTGTGGGGGCCCTTCACGAGTGGTTTCTTTATTTGGTTATCGGTGGTTCGTTTCTTGTATTGACAGTTTTTCTTGGACCACGTGGGTGTACTTGTTAATGGATAAAAGTGATGTGCTCTTTGTGTTTCAGATGTTCCACAAGATGATTCAGATCCAATTTAATACCAATTTTGATATTGTTTGTTATGACAATGGAGGTGAGTATATCTAAAGTGATCTCAGGATGTACTTTTGCGAACATGGCATTATACATCAAACCATCTGTGTTGATACTCTTCGGCAGAATAGGATTGTTGTCGCCTGGTTGTCTGGGAATTATCATAGCAGCTCCTTATTTTGCAGAAAAATTGACATCTTTTAGAGGTACCTCAATCCTTAATGCTTGGTATGCATGTTCCCAAATCTTATTGGAGGGACACCTTACCCTTGCATATCTCATAAATAGGATGCCTTCTTGagtcttaaattttaaaacaccATTTGAAGTATTGTCCCCAACTTTCTCTACTTCAAAAGGTGTCTCTCCAGAGGTGTttaaatgtgtttgttttgtccTTGTTCATAGTCCTATTCGGGTTAAATTAGATTCTCGGGCCCTCAAACTTGTCTTTGTAGACATTGCACTATGGCCGGCCTTTTGCTTTTAGTTAAGCATGTGAATAATCAATCTTGAGATACGAGTCTTTTAGTATACTTGCAAGGAGGAGACCCCAAAAGGGGTATAAAATGTTATCATCCCCCATCAAGAAAACAATTTGTCTTAATGGATGTTACTTTCTTTGAAACACAATCCTATTTCTCCTCTTCtaggggagagtttgagtgaagaGGAGTCTTTTAATCTGTTACATGTTCCCACCCTTATACCTAAGCATGAGAAACATCAATTTACTATTGAGTCTCCCATTGAACCTACTGATAAGTCACATGCGCCGCTTGGGGAAGAGGTGAAAGTTTACTTCAAACGCCATAAAAGTAAGACTATCCTTGATGCTACATGCCAAACATTTGATCTTGACTCAGGTAATACTACTTTTATCTCTGATGCGAATCATATAATACGTGTGGTTGATAATATGAATCTCCCTCTTGCATAATGCAAAGGAGTTAGGTCATGTATTCGCTATCCCATGTATGATTTTTTCCTATGAGCACCTTTCACCATCATATCGTTCCTTTGTGTCCAAATTGTCATTTGTGTCTATTCCTAGAAATCTACAAGAGGCATTTAGTGATCCAAAGAGATGAAAGCCCTTCACAAAAAATAGACTTGGGATCTTGTTAAATTGCCTAATGGGAAGAAGGTTGTTGGATGCACGTGGGTGTTCACTATCAAGTATAAAGCTGATGGTTTTGTTGATCGATACAAGGCCAGACTAGTTTCAAAAGGTTTTACTCAAACTTATGGGATTGACTATGAGGAAACATTTGCTTCAATAGCAAAGATGAACTCAATTAGAGTTCTACTTTTTATTGCAGCAAACTTGGAATTGGCCTCCCCAccaacttgatgtgaaaaatgAATATCTTCATGGAGATCTAGAAGAAGTATGTATGGAAGTTCCTCCTAGACTTGAAGATTTGTCCTCTATGGGAAAAGTGTGCAAACTAAAGAAGGCTTTGTATGGCCTAACACAATATCCAAGAGCATGGTTCGAGTGGTTTTCTCGTGCTATGCAGAGATTCAGTTACAAGCAAAGTTAAGCTaatcatacatttttttatcaAGCATTCCACTCAAGGAAAGATAACAGCTTTGATtgtatatgttgatgatattatAGTAACGGGAAATGATGATGAAGAgatgaaacttgaaacaatCTCTTGTCAACAAGTTTGAAATAAAAGACTTGGGCAGTTTGAAGTATTTTCTTGGCATTGAGGTAGCAAGGTCTAAGCATGGTATATTTATCTCCCAATGAAAATATATCCTTGATCTCCTCAAGGAAACAGGGTTGCTAAAGTGTAAAGCCATTGATAATCCAGTGGAGGTGAATGTTAAACTAGAGAAACTGGTGACAGTCCTTTCATGGATAAAGGTAGATATCAGCGTTTGGTTGGCCGGTTGGTTTATTTATCTCACATCTGCCTAGTCATTGCATATGTTGTGAGTgtggtgagtcaatttatgcatTCTCCACGAGAGCTTCATATGGAAGCAATTTACCGAATTATTTGCTACTTAAAACCCTCACCAGGTAAGGGACTGTTATTTAGAAATAGAAGCCTATATAGATACAGACTAGGCTAACTCAATTATGGATCGACGGTCAACGTCAGGATATTGTACATTTGTGGGAGGTAATTTGGTTACATGGTGCAGGAAGAAACAATAAGTGGTTGTTAGATCCAGTGCAGAAGCTGAATATGGAGTGTGAAATATTATAGTTGAAGATACTCTTGAAAGAGCTTGGGTTTGATTCCAAGGATTCTATGAGAATGTATTGTGACAATAAAGCAGCAACAACCTAGTCCAACATGATCAAACTAAGCATGTTTAAATTGATCGACACTTTATTAAAGAGCAACTTTGAGCAGGTATCATATGCACATCATATGTGAAGACAGGAGAACAACTTGCGGATATCTTGACAACGAGAGTATCTAGTAGTGTTCTTCACTCGGTCTTAATACAAGCTGACCATGCGAAACATCTATATGCcttagcttgagggggagtgctGAAGATGGaaactattttattttcccTAATTTTATTCTCTAATTTTATCTTATTGTAATCTCCTAGAATTTTGCTTTCCAtagcttgagggggagttttgaaGATGGAAACTATTTTATTCTCCCTGATTTTattctctaattttattttattgtaatctCCTCGTATTTTGCTTTCCATAGTAAGTCCGTATTCTCTCCTATTTAAACCCATGTAATCGAATAAAGAATTtatcttcctctcttcttctatATTTTTGCTCTTCTTTTCTACTCACATGTCCCTGACCTGTACTTGCATAtttattgtgttattttgtCTCTGGCTTACCCAGGGTGTAGTCCCTTATCAATTTTGGCAGGATATGAATTACACCTGCCTCATCATGGCAGTTGAAACacaaaaaagttttattaaacagcagttgaagaaaaaataaatgctaccagaaaatgaaagttatttttattcttttatgtgGTGCTGACTGACAAACTTGGCAGACATTTAATGGTCCATGCATGGGTGGAGCCAGATGTTTTTCTATGCGTGTGTATAATATAGATCATCTGGTCTGTGGAATAACCCTTGATCTTGTGCCTTTACTGATTTTAAACCTCCATTGCAGCTAGGGCTGGCACTTCAGAAAATGGTTCTTTCTTTTATCCTGTGGAAAATATGTCTGTAGATGGAGCGCATTACACTTCTCACTGGAGCCCTGCACCAAGGTCAATCGGGTATCCTTCCTCGAGTCACAATGTGGAAGTACCACCTTATCAACCCGATCCTCCTGGCCCATCGCATGAGCCTTTTGCTCATCTGTCACCTGCTGGAACATTCTCTACTGCTCCAGATACTTATGCACAACACGCATCTTCTTCTAATTATGACAGGCAGCCATTCCATTGTGGTGAGGGCAGTTTTATTGATCTTACAGTGGGCAGCGGAAGGGGGCCTCACAAGCGAAAAAGTCCTGGAAACCCTTCAGTCTGTGAGAGAGGCAGTACAAGCAGATACTACAATGCCGGAAGTTCCTCTGATCTTCCAATATCTTCTGAAATGCGGCTGGAGAAACCTAATATAGATGCTCAGCATCTGCCTTGGGATCACTTTAACGTGAATCCTGTTTATAGAGGCAATGGCCTTTCAATTAGGGTTGAGGATTCTTTGAGGAATGTGAGAAGCCGATCTGCACTGGATTTGGAATCAAACCTTGCTAGGACCCATTTGTCAAGCAATCCTCCGCACCCTTCTTATTCTGCTAGCCACCCCATTGAACATTCTAGCACTGTGGATCCTCTGGTTCAGGGTTCTAATTCTATGACACGGGATTGGAGTCATATTAGCGTGTCTCCTGCTCCTGGAAGAGTTCTAGTTTCAGGCAAGTTTTATATACGTGTATCTCTCTGTGTATATCATATCCTATTATTTCTAATCAATACCTATCTGTTATTGCAGATACAAGCAGCTTCAATCATGAGACAAATCAGCTCCTTATAGGAAGCGGTGCCAGCAACTCTTCTGCTGAGATTGGGGGATACCATCATGATTTTGTTGCAAGCAGAAATCCAGTTGCTCCTCAAAGTTTTCATGCTAACTCAACCCAATCTGTGAGAGGAGTTCGTAGTAGCTTTACTCAAAGATCTGGCCCAACTTTCAGGGCTTCTTCAAGCAGCTTACGCCTGGGACACGTGGCACCTTCAGATGAAGGACTACAGTTGGTAGCTGAAAGTCACTCCTCTAGACATCCACGGCCATTATCTACCATAGGGTGGCGTAATGGTGATAGGAATGGGAGGTCAAGGATATCTACTGAAAGATATCGATCCTTACCTGACGAGGCAGGTCTCCATGATCGATTTTCTTCTGAGGTATCTACTCTTATCTGATAGTGTTACACTACTTTGGAAGAAGGGTACAGCTACTCTGCAAATATTGGAACAGTTATACAATTTCATTGTAAATAGGCTGTTGTGTCATTTTAGCAGATAATGAGGTATTTAAGGCGATAAAGCCTTTCGGTAAAATGAGACTGACCGCCTCTGTTTGTATTGTAGGCATAATAGTTTTTTTTCCCCCCATTTTGAACTGTCAGTACTTGCTGAATGCTATAAATCATGATCGCTTTGCAGGGTTTTATGATTGTGGATCGCTCAGCCATGTATGGGTCCAGAAATAT
Above is a genomic segment from Corylus avellana chromosome ca9, CavTom2PMs-1.0 containing:
- the LOC132191542 gene encoding probable E3 ubiquitin-protein ligase HIP1 isoform X1 — protein: MLLSLKHNPISPLLGESLSEEESFNLLHVPTLIPKHEKHQFTIESPIEPTDKSHAPLGEEVKVYFKRHKSKTILDATCQTFDLDSARAGTSENGSFFYPVENMSVDGAHYTSHWSPAPRSIGYPSSSHNVEVPPYQPDPPGPSHEPFAHLSPAGTFSTAPDTYAQHASSSNYDRQPFHCGEGSFIDLTVGSGRGPHKRKSPGNPSVCERGSTSRYYNAGSSSDLPISSEMRLEKPNIDAQHLPWDHFNVNPVYRGNGLSIRVEDSLRNVRSRSALDLESNLARTHLSSNPPHPSYSASHPIEHSSTVDPLVQGSNSMTRDWSHISVSPAPGRVLVSDTSSFNHETNQLLIGSGASNSSAEIGGYHHDFVASRNPVAPQSFHANSTQSVRGVRSSFTQRSGPTFRASSSSLRLGHVAPSDEGLQLVAESHSSRHPRPLSTIGWRNGDRNGRSRISTERYRSLPDEAGLHDRFSSEGFMIVDRSAMYGSRNMFDQHRDMRLDIDNMGYEELLALGERIGNVNTGVSEDLISKCLRETIYCSSDQTQEEPTCVICLEEYKDMVGVGTLKTCGHDYHVSCIKKWLSMKNLCPVCKAPALADNTKDK
- the LOC132191542 gene encoding probable E3 ubiquitin-protein ligase HIP1 isoform X2, which produces MGHRHLFSTSQMFENEHDQNWNHMHATEQHFMHLARAGTSENGSFFYPVENMSVDGAHYTSHWSPAPRSIGYPSSSHNVEVPPYQPDPPGPSHEPFAHLSPAGTFSTAPDTYAQHASSSNYDRQPFHCGEGSFIDLTVGSGRGPHKRKSPGNPSVCERGSTSRYYNAGSSSDLPISSEMRLEKPNIDAQHLPWDHFNVNPVYRGNGLSIRVEDSLRNVRSRSALDLESNLARTHLSSNPPHPSYSASHPIEHSSTVDPLVQGSNSMTRDWSHISVSPAPGRVLVSDTSSFNHETNQLLIGSGASNSSAEIGGYHHDFVASRNPVAPQSFHANSTQSVRGVRSSFTQRSGPTFRASSSSLRLGHVAPSDEGLQLVAESHSSRHPRPLSTIGWRNGDRNGRSRISTERYRSLPDEAGLHDRFSSEGFMIVDRSAMYGSRNMFDQHRDMRLDIDNMGYEELLALGERIGNVNTGVSEDLISKCLRETIYCSSDQTQEEPTCVICLEEYKDMVGVGTLKTCGHDYHVSCIKKWLSMKNLCPVCKAPALADNTKDK